A single Fusobacterium sp. SYSU M8D902 DNA region contains:
- a CDS encoding YlmH/Sll1252 family protein, whose product MDRKKFQNMFQEMDDYLLASLCDDIELCEEIEFPVYSKYFYPPQLCKKISEMNIGGIGFVLCGLNNDCEKNMIAILPRDYPVEQLYFPVKYFKITNKSKFKELEHKHYLGTIMSLGIKRELMGDLVVEDNCCYGVVMEDVFTYLSENLTEIGRNPVEIEEITAENIPQLKYEEIVDSVSSIRLDNIVSVMINNSRGKSLELIESGEVSVNYIVEKEKNKSIKEGDIVTIRRRGKFIFERIMGENKKGKIRVVVKKFI is encoded by the coding sequence GTGGATAGAAAAAAATTTCAAAATATGTTTCAGGAGATGGATGATTATCTATTAGCTTCGCTTTGTGATGATATAGAGCTATGTGAAGAGATAGAGTTTCCAGTTTATAGTAAATATTTTTACCCTCCACAACTTTGCAAAAAGATTTCTGAAATGAATATAGGAGGAATAGGATTTGTTCTGTGTGGACTAAATAATGATTGTGAAAAAAATATGATAGCTATTTTACCTAGAGATTATCCAGTAGAGCAGTTATACTTTCCTGTGAAGTATTTTAAAATAACAAATAAATCAAAATTTAAGGAGCTAGAGCATAAGCACTATTTAGGAACAATAATGTCCTTAGGAATAAAGAGAGAATTGATGGGAGATCTAGTTGTAGAAGATAACTGTTGCTATGGAGTGGTGATGGAAGATGTATTTACATATCTGTCGGAAAATCTTACTGAGATAGGAAGAAATCCTGTTGAAATAGAGGAGATAACAGCTGAAAATATACCTCAATTGAAATATGAGGAGATAGTGGATAGTGTCAGTTCTATAAGATTGGATAATATTGTTTCAGTTATGATAAATAACTCTAGAGGAAAGAGCTTAGAGTTAATTGAAAGTGGTGAGGTAAGTGTTAATTATATAGTGGAAAAAGAGAAGAATAAATCTATAAAAGAGGGAGATATAGTAACAATAAGGAGAAGAGGAAAATTTATATTTGAAAGGATAATGGGAGAGAATAAAAAAGGGAAAATAAGAGTTGTAGTAAAAAAATTTATTTAA
- the pssA gene encoding CDP-diacylglycerol--serine O-phosphatidyltransferase — MVKRKYIAPNAITAANMFLGYLSITASIKGNFIQAIWFIVLAMVCDGLDGKTARKLDAFSEFGKEFDSFCDAISFGLAPSLLVYSILVQYTAASAFIVPVSFIYALCGVMRLVKFNIITVASNEKGDFSGMPIPNAAAMVCSYYLISYYLKQNYNIDFFNLDIFMAITVIAAVLMVSTIKFKTPDKSFAFIPKKFVGIFIIVVIATLKYSLFIVSFFYVLINLMGFITKIVDGSHDDNDKELVDVIEEEIEEEK; from the coding sequence ATGGTTAAAAGAAAATATATTGCTCCTAATGCAATCACAGCTGCAAATATGTTTTTAGGATATTTGAGTATCACTGCTTCAATCAAAGGGAATTTTATTCAAGCTATATGGTTTATTGTATTGGCTATGGTATGTGATGGTTTAGATGGTAAAACAGCTAGAAAATTAGATGCTTTTAGTGAATTTGGTAAGGAGTTTGACTCATTTTGTGATGCTATATCTTTTGGATTAGCTCCAAGCTTATTAGTTTACTCTATACTTGTTCAATATACTGCTGCTAGTGCTTTTATTGTTCCAGTATCATTTATATATGCTCTTTGTGGAGTAATGAGACTTGTAAAATTTAATATAATAACAGTGGCTTCTAATGAAAAGGGTGACTTTAGTGGAATGCCTATTCCTAACGCTGCTGCTATGGTATGTTCATACTATTTAATCTCATACTATCTAAAACAAAATTATAATATTGATTTCTTTAATCTAGATATTTTTATGGCAATTACTGTTATTGCTGCAGTATTGATGGTTAGTACAATTAAATTTAAGACTCCTGATAAATCATTTGCCTTCATTCCTAAAAAATTTGTTGGTATTTTTATCATAGTTGTAATAGCTACACTAAAATATAGTTTATTTATAGTGTCATTCTTTTACGTTTTAATTAATCTTATGGGCTTCATCACTAAAATTGTAGATGGTTCACATGATGATAATGACAAAGAACTTGTAGATGTTATTGAAGAAGAGATTGAAGAGGAAAAATAA
- the rpoN gene encoding RNA polymerase factor sigma-54, producing MDFSLNLKQEAKLILTQEMKTSMNILQMSSSKLREYIEKEAVVNPAIEINYSSKSSFKSNSDEYISPLEFMSKEETLFDILEEQIRYLKISAKLREICIFIINNLDSKGYLAMGKLEIKKLLKLSTKSLNEAFNIIYSLEPVGVGAENLKDCLKIQLRYKQIDDEVLFLLIDNHLEDIANQNFELISSKLNITKDEILDYLKLIRTLSPIPSRGYIVNDSTNYIVPEAKIEINDGTLIFKINEEAIPKINLNSSYINSNEANKNSIYTAINIIKCLEKRYQTLSKILEILLVKQRDFFFFGSNFLKSLILKDIAKELGLHESTISRAIKDKYLETPQGIISFKSLFISDSTSITIKILLEEFINNEDKNSPYSDEKLASLLRERNFKIARRTVAKYREELGFPSTRERRKTKI from the coding sequence TTGGATTTTTCATTAAATTTAAAACAGGAAGCAAAACTTATACTTACTCAAGAGATGAAAACTTCTATGAATATTTTACAGATGTCTTCATCTAAACTTAGAGAGTACATTGAAAAAGAAGCAGTTGTAAATCCAGCTATAGAGATTAATTATTCTTCTAAATCTTCTTTTAAATCTAACAGTGATGAGTATATCTCCCCTCTTGAATTTATGTCCAAAGAAGAGACTCTATTTGATATTTTAGAGGAGCAGATAAGATACTTAAAAATCTCAGCTAAACTTAGAGAGATCTGTATATTTATTATTAATAATTTGGATTCAAAAGGATATTTAGCAATGGGAAAACTTGAGATTAAAAAACTTCTAAAGCTATCTACTAAGTCCCTCAATGAAGCTTTTAATATAATCTATTCTCTAGAGCCTGTAGGAGTTGGAGCTGAAAATTTAAAAGATTGTTTAAAAATACAGTTAAGATATAAACAAATTGATGATGAGGTTCTCTTTCTTTTAATTGATAACCATTTAGAAGATATTGCCAACCAAAATTTTGAGTTAATTTCAAGTAAATTAAATATAACAAAGGATGAGATCTTAGATTATTTAAAATTAATTAGAACCCTATCTCCTATTCCTTCTAGAGGTTATATTGTCAATGACAGTACTAACTATATTGTTCCAGAAGCTAAAATAGAGATAAATGATGGAACTTTAATATTTAAAATAAATGAGGAGGCTATTCCCAAAATTAATCTAAACTCTTCATATATCAATAGTAACGAAGCTAATAAGAACTCTATCTATACAGCTATTAATATTATTAAATGTTTGGAGAAAAGGTATCAAACACTCTCTAAAATCTTAGAAATTCTATTGGTTAAACAGCGTGATTTTTTCTTTTTTGGTAGTAATTTTTTAAAATCTCTAATTTTAAAAGATATTGCTAAAGAGTTAGGACTTCATGAATCAACTATTTCTAGAGCTATAAAAGATAAGTATTTGGAGACTCCACAGGGGATTATCTCTTTCAAATCACTTTTTATCAGTGACTCTACCTCTATTACAATTAAGATTCTATTGGAGGAGTTTATAAATAATGAAGATAAAAACTCTCCCTATTCTGATGAAAAACTAGCATCTCTACTGAGAGAGAGAAATTTTAAAATTGCTCGAAGAACTGTTGCAAAATATAGAGAGGAACTTGGTTTTCCTTCAACTAGAGAGAGAAGAAAAACTAAAATTTAG
- a CDS encoding potassium channel family protein, whose amino-acid sequence MQLYQKTQIIHFFKVTTIAFILSFFISIFVHGIVEYRFNSAEIIFTGIKIFFDILPLVFIKQRNFLFKDGPIKATILILYYLLLIPIVDFSLNLNENNIKIQYILNFLSFFNVSLLIISHVILLKYVIVDFFKRRRKIMIKDIGIVITTYITIAISFGLIYTLLSLLSNEPIFHGIDPSMPSFHFYMKHIYFSFITISTTGYGDIYPIVPIGQFLVIVEIILGIILTNVILGLLIGSGILSADHKK is encoded by the coding sequence ATGCAACTTTATCAAAAAACACAAATTATCCATTTTTTTAAAGTAACTACCATAGCATTTATACTTTCTTTTTTTATCTCTATTTTTGTTCATGGTATAGTAGAATATAGATTTAATTCAGCTGAGATAATTTTTACTGGAATAAAAATATTTTTTGATATTCTACCCTTAGTCTTTATAAAACAGAGAAACTTTCTGTTTAAAGATGGACCTATAAAAGCTACTATTCTAATACTTTACTATCTACTACTTATTCCTATAGTAGATTTTTCTTTAAATTTAAATGAGAATAATATTAAAATTCAGTATATACTCAACTTTCTATCATTCTTTAATGTTTCTCTTTTAATAATTTCTCACGTGATTCTTCTCAAATACGTGATAGTAGATTTCTTTAAAAGAAGAAGAAAGATAATGATAAAAGATATTGGAATTGTAATAACTACCTATATTACAATAGCCATAAGTTTTGGACTCATATATACACTTTTAAGTCTTTTATCTAATGAACCTATATTTCATGGTATAGATCCTAGTATGCCTAGTTTTCATTTTTATATGAAGCACATATATTTTAGTTTTATAACAATCTCTACTACTGGATATGGAGATATCTATCCCATTGTTCCTATTGGTCAATTTTTAGTAATAGTTGAAATTATCTTAGGTATAATCTTAACAAATGTTATTCTGGGGCTATTAATTGGTTCAGGTATTCTTTCTGCTGATCATAAAAAATAA